One window of the Lytechinus variegatus isolate NC3 chromosome 3, Lvar_3.0, whole genome shotgun sequence genome contains the following:
- the LOC121411325 gene encoding protein CFAP20DC-like, with translation MFKNEFQGGPFVEVFSSQGKEPLSKWKLSGQTSIQKLFDKECKSYIHTLEGASTTTKIQLPKESKQALLLIQRYLVIQSFIPLGQDFSMELGVTDMGNNKRRLFFSTAQKETSATPLHAKVPLTIIKRAIWLNLTIDMVSLVGEMFRGQTFKSLDTIIISACCKLRKIFTLKDQPGDTTDDDELYDCTPLTNSASDISPVPKACQFTSDVPYHTQILSMSKLRHAEFKLRGDGSRPSSSSEPDLNSSLRAKDDRPTHIAFGTKVYAPQTSSGRKVSAREREGSGHSGSRSSRSSHSRSQASDDPLPSARGVAPSIGEKVDKLVVHGHTRQQSDPGTEIDNPDKVDKDTLTGSKTWTAPVIREDSARHPHPPRENSGGKSRRVVKVRPSSGKKSDASESSDVDLTSARGKQKLSSRGNTSGANTSNASRSDSMAALSTGMQNMNSKSAGRGRTRLDSLSESDDHQEAIGDGRNGRLASGRSKIPRRKKKDRSNGSSKMTGVSEKEELVGSDNVGSRTARSREKKGSSDGVSSVQSVEGRVVKNGDDISVKMGESDSGVAFSVEMSDPEGSHSVVSSSRSIKTDGKDKNALYTFMSPPHTVPVRAPDSSRQLDPSKLQMKMQAILDSSTPSNLSEDKNKDNFDTVKQSSRELISPETDFLRHAQLNDDSDLEDDWQGNGRLNVNRTIERSRSRSPKNRTGDDDGNENISSMPESSRSNQRQQPSMSLSPTLRRSKLASLAQSQGGASQQAARLSVSRMSIRSKHLKEIPKDDPRVSDDYDWRKYQSNNSSLASSLEANMLASLKRQQLEELYEDRNEGAANNSFEIHNYGDDDESSSSDDTNTTISTWKPPDNLRRGKGYQEEMNYAPTGNPLMQSNPRDWSNLFSPPIVLPSEKKLQNEQSQLSPVNEFGSGVLNDGGRHKSTSSDVRGGGGDTDGEEELDLLYDPCLNCYFDPRTGKYYELA, from the exons ggtGGTCCCTTTGTGGAAGTATTCAGCTCACAGGGTAAAGAACCCTTATCTAAATGGAAACTGTCAGGGCAGACTTCTATTCAGAAG TTATTTGACAAGGAATGCAAGAGTTACATTCACACTCTTGAGGGAGCATCAACAACCACCAAGATACAGCTGCCTAAAGAAAGCAAACAAGCTT TGTTGCTTATTCAACGGTATCTGGTAATACAGTCATTCATTCCTCTTGGTCAAGACTTCTCCATGGAACTAGG GGTCACTGATATGGGCAACAACAAGAGACGATTGTTTTTCTCAACTGCTCAGAAGGAGACTTCTGCAACACCACTTCATGCTAAAGTACCTCTCACCATTATTAAGAGAGCAATT TGGCTAAATCTTACTATTGACATGGTGTCACTTGTTGGTGAGATGTTCAGGGGTCAAACGTTCAAGTCACTTgataccatcatcatctcagCATGCTGTAAGCTCAGGAAGATATTCACCTTGAAAGACCAACCTGGAGATACCACTGATGATGACG AATTGTATGATTGTACGCCATTAACCAACAGTGCTTCAGATATTTCACCTGTACCAAAAGCTTGCCAATTTACTTCAGATGTTCCCTATCACACCCAG ATTCTTTCAATGTCTAAGTTAAGACATGCTGAATTCAAATTAAGAGGAGACGGAAGCAGACCTTCATCATCCAGTGAACCTg ATTTGAATTCCAGTCTGAGGGCCAAAGATGATAGACCAACACACATAGCATTTGGAACTAAAGTATATGCTCCTCAAACATCATCTGGAAGAAAGGTATCTGCAAGAGAAAGAGAG gGTTCAGGTCACAGTGGAAGTAGATCAAGTCGATCATCACATTCCCGGTCACAGGCATCAGATG ATCCTTTACCTAGTGCACGAGGTGTAGCTCCCTCTATTGGTGAAAAGGTAGACAAACTAGTTGTGCATGGCCACACTCGTCAGCAGTCAGATCCAGGAACTGAGATTGACAATCCAGACAAAGTTGATAAAG ATACTTTAACTGGGAGTAAGACTTGGACAGCACCTGTGATCAGGGAGGATTCTGCAAGGCATCCACACCCACCCAGGGAGAATTCGGGTGGAAAGTCACGCAGAGTTGTCAAGGTTCGTCCAAGCAGCGGGAAGAAAAGCGATGCCTCGGAATCAAGCGATGTGGACCTGACATCAGCCAGGGGGAAGCAAAAATTGAGCTCCAGAGGCAACACCTCAGGTGCTAATACCTCAAATGCCAGTAGGAGTGATTCAATGGCCGCTTTGTCCACTGGCATGCAGAACATGAACAGCAAATCAGCAGGAAGAGGTAGGACTCGTTTAGATAGCCTGTCTGAATCGGACGATCACCAAGAGGCCATTGGAGATGGGCGCAACGGAAGACTTGCCTCTGGGCGCAGTAAGATCCCtcggagaaagaagaaagacagaagcaATGGTAGCagtaaaatgactggtgtgTCAGAAAAGGAAGAGTTGGTAGGAAGTGATAATGTTGGCTCAAGGACTGCTAGATCAAGAGAGAAGAAAGGGTCATCAGATGGAGTTTCTTCAGTGCAATCTGTGGAAGGGAGAGTTGTAAAGAATGGTGATGATATTAGTGTGAAGATGGGAGAATCAG ATTCAGGTGTGGCATTCTCAGTTGAAATGTCTGATCCTGAAGGCAGTCATTCTGTTGTGTCTTCAAGCAG ATCAATTAAAACAGATGGTAAAGATAAGAATGCCCTTTATACATTCATGTCACCTCCTCATACTGTTCCAGTTCGAGCACCAGACAGTTCAAGACAACTAGATCCAAGTAAACTTCAG atgaaaatgcAAGCCATCCTAGATAGTTCAACTCCAAGCAACCTCAGTGAAGACAAAAACAAGGACAACTTTGACACTGTGAAACAATCATCCAGAGAACTTATCAGTCCCGAGACGGATTTCTTGAGACATGCCCAGCTGAACGATGACTCTGATCTCGAAGACGATTGGCAAGGGAACGGTAGATTGAATGTCAATAGAACGATTGAGCGTTCCCGGTCACGTTCCCCGAAGAATAGGacgggtgatgatgatggaaatgaaaACATCAGTTCAATGCCTGAGAGCAGTAGATCTAATCAACGTCAACAGCCGTCGATGAGTTTATCACCAACGTTACGTCGGAGTAAGCTTGCTTCCTTGGCTCAAAGCCAAGGAGGGGCATCACAGCAAGCTGCCAGGCTTTCAGTATCAAGGATGAGTATCAGATCAAAACACCTCAAAGAAATACCAAAGGATGATCCAAGGGTGTCTGAT GACTACGACTGGAGGAAATACCAATCTAATAACAGTTCGCTGGCCTCCTCACTTGAAGCCAACATGCTGGCAAGCCTTAAGAGACAGCAGCTTGAAGAGCTGTATGAAGATCGTAATGAGGGAGCAGCGAACAATAGCTTTGAGATTCACAActatggtgacgatgatgagaGCAGCTCCAGTGATGATACCAATACAACCATTAGCACTTGGAAACCTCCG GATAATTTGAGGAGAGGCAAAGGCTATCAAGAAGAAATGAATTATGCTCCAACTGGCAACCCTCTTATGCAGTCAAATCCAAG AGACTGGTCCAATCTCTTTAGTCCACCCATTGTGCTACCTAGTGAGAAGAAGCTTCAGAATGAACAGTCTCAACTCTCACCTGTCAATGAGTTTGGATCAG